The Roseovarius sp. EL26 genome contains the following window.
AAACCGCGCCATCAATAGCAACGACAGGCTAAGAAATCCAATCGTCGCCATAATCATCAACCCCACAGGCAGGCCAATACGAAGGATTTCGAGTGCATATGAAATTCCCCCGGCAACTTTACGAACGAGAACAGCCCGGATTGACGGCACTCCGTGCACGGTCCTCCGGCAGGCGATGGCCATCACCACCAGCCCCACGGTTGAAGACATCAGCGTTGCGATCCCCGCACCAATCAAGCCATAGCCCGGAATACCAAAGGCACCGAAGATCAGGACATAGTTGACCAATGCGTTGGTCACAAACTGCACAAGTGCCCCGCCCAGCACCAGGCGCTCGTGCTGCTCAAAGGCCAGAAGCTCCCAGCAGATGATGAACAGTAGGTTGGGCAAAAGTGCGACCCCAAGTAGCATGACATAGGTCTGCGCATCTCGCGCGGTATTTGATGGGCCAACTACCTCACTCACAATCCAACCGGTTTGCATCAATATCAACGCGCCCATTAGTGCATAAATAGCCAAAAGCCTAACCGCGGTCGCAACAACATCTATGTGCCGGTCGGAATCAGGATTGGAATGATAGCGACCGTAAATTGGGCCAAAGCCAAAAACGATGCCTTCTCCCAATACCAGTAGAATCAGATACATCTGCATCATCACGCTGGCAGCGGCCATCGCGGTCAGATCATGCTGACCCAACATCATCGTGTCGGTGAACACCAGCCCTGCCAAAGACATATTGGCCAGCCCCAAAGGGACGGCTCGGCGGTAGATGCCCATAAGTTCTGTTGCTTGGAAAATCATAAATCACGTCTTTCAATCTGTCAGGTACAGCCATGCGGCTGCTATAGGGCCAGATCAGTGTGACGTGAGTGTCTTTTGATCAGCCCTGCAAACACGTTTGCAGGGCAAAGATGGGTCCACGCGTTCGGTCGTGATAGCGCCTAATATGCATCCAACCCTCCCTCACTCATGTGGACGATTGAATGCTAACAAAAAACAGGATCAATGCAATCTTCACCCCCATATCCCTTAAGGGTAAAACAACGGCAAATCAGCTGGTGATCATATAATATTTGCGCAGACGTTCAGTGATTTCCCAAATTACCGGTGACCCCTTGGCAATAAAGAACGTATCCCCCGCCTTGAAGGTTTCAGTCCGACCATCGGAGTGGGTCAATGACAAGGCCCCCGAAATAAGCGTCATCATTTCATGCACTGGATAGGCCGCGATCTCTTCCCGGCAAGGGGCGCATTCCCACACACCTGCCAGAACAGATTCATCATCGGTGGCAAAGGCTTCGGCAATCAGCTCGGTCTTGTCGGCCGTCGTAAACGCCTTAACCTCGGTGATATCCGAGGGAACCATAGTGGGCGGATTGGGATTCAGGCGGAAATCATCTTGTGTGATCATTTGGGAACTCCTGTCAGAATCATGCCGCTACCATGACAGATAGCCTGGGCAGCGGCACGCGTTTTCAGGGAGTTATTCAGCCCATTCCCATGGGCGGACGAATTGCCCCAGAACATGGCCAAGCTGCTCCTCATCCAGATCGCCGATTTTTTGCACCTGTGCAACAAGACCACGCTTTTTACTATCGATCACTTCGACCACCTGAGCGGCTATGCCTGCTTTATCCAGGGCAGCGTTGTAAATCCGGGTGATCGCCCGTTTGCGCAGGTCTGGTTTGAACACCTTGCCAACAGCTGTTTTTGGCAACTCTGGCATGACCTCGACATGTTTTGGAACAGCGGCGCGTTCATGCACATGCTCTTTGCAGTGTGCCATCAGCTCATCCGCAGTTGCGGTGCCGCCCTCGATCAACTCGACATAGACGCAAGGTATTTCACCTGCATGGGCATCGGGTTGGCCAATTGCCCCCGCAATGGCAACCTGGTCATGCGCCATCAACGCCTCTTCGATCTCGGCAGGGTCAATGTTGTGACCGCCGCGAATGATAAGATCCTTGGCGCGGCCAGTGATCCACAGATAACCATCTTCGTCAATCCGGCCCAAGTCACCCGTGCGCAGATATTTCTCGTGATGATATAGATCGCGATTTTTCTCGGCCTCGGTGTAGGTGTTGCCGTCATAAACGCCGGGGTTCGAGATGCAGATTTCGCCCACTATGTCGGCGCCACACTCCACCGGCCCTTCAGGGGTAGCGTCGAAAATTTTGACATCAGTATAGGGCAAAGGCACACCCACCGATCCAACCTTCTTTTCACCTGTTGGCGGGTTACAGGATACAAGGCAGGTCGCCTCGGTCAGGCCGTACCCTTCGATCACGGTCATGCCTGTAGCGGCTTCAAATCGGTTGAACAACTCAAGTGGCATCGGGGCCGAACCGGAGAACGCGTTTTTGACAGTAGAAACATCCGCATCCACCTCGCGCTGCATCAGGGCAGACACAGCCGTTGGAACGGTGATCACAAACGAGATTTTCCAGCGTTCGCACAGCTTCCAGAAATTATCGAACACACCATCACCACGGTATCCTGCAGGTGTTGGAAACACGACGTGAGCACCGGATTTAATCATCGCCATCAAGATCACGTGGCAGGCGAAAACATGGAACAACGGCAATGGACACATGATGATATCGTGTTCATCGAACAAGAGCGTATCGCCAAGCCAACCGTTATAAATCATGCCAGAATAACGGTGTTGTGCCACTTTCGGCATGCCGGTTGTGCCACCAGTATGGAAATAGGCCGCGACCCTGTCCCCAATGGAATCTGCAAACGAGAGGCTTGTCGCCTGTTTCGCTGTTTCCTTGTTGAAGTCGCGCACATCGGCGCTGTGTTGAACGGCCACCTTTGGCCGGATCAACGGCACAATCCAGCTTTTGGGTGGGTTCAAATAACGGTTGAGGTCAATCTCTAGAACGGTTTTTACATTCGGCGCGGATTGCACCGCTTCATGCGTTTTTTGCGCGATGTCTGTTTTTGGAAATCCTCTAAGGGTGACCACGACCTTAGCATTGGTTTCACGCAGGATGGCCGAGATCTGTTCAGGCTCAAGCAGCGGGTTGATCGGGTTTACAATCCCGGCGATGGCACCGCCAATAGTCGCCGATGCCGTTTCAAGACAATTGGGCAGCACTAACGCCACAACGTCCTGTTCCCCAACCCCAAGGGATCGAAACAGATTTGCAGCCTGACAGACCTGATCGTGAAAGCCCTTCCACGTCAGGGTTTGCGCCTTGTCGGTTGCACCCGACATCAACTGATAGCTGATGGCAGGGCGATCTGGAAACGCCTGCACCGTGTTGCTCAACATCTGATAGAGCGTTGCCGGGCGGTCCCGTTCCTCCCATGGCATTTCCTGCTGAATCGCAAGCGCATCCTGCAAAGACGCAAATGTCATATATTATCCTCCCTGTAGCGCACATTATGGCACAATATTCATTGTGCATAGCATGCGAATCTTTACAGCCCTACGCAAGCGTAACGGTGGGTCGGAAAATTTATTACCCCAGACAATCGGCCAGATTTTGCGCCAAATTCCGAATCAATTGTGGATACAAGTCAGCCCCGGCCGGCAAACCTTGACCAATGGGGTCAAGCACCGCAATTGTAACGCCATCCCCGAAAACCGAACGCGCGATCTTAGGATCGAACTGCGGCTCTGAGAAAATACAGGCCGCCCCTGTTTCCTGCGCCACTTCGTGAAGCGCAGCAACGCGCGCGGGTCCCGGTGTACTGGCATCGCCCAGTGCAATGGCACCTTGTGCCGGAACTTCAAACCGCGACTCGAAATATTGATAGGCATCGTGAAACACCAAATAGGGCTTACCTCTGGCAGGGCGTAGCTGTTTGTTAACATCACTAAGCAGTATCTCCATTTCGGCCTGCCCAGCCTCAGCATTCATCTGGTACATCTCAGCATTTTCGGGGTCAATTTCAGCCAAATGTGTCGCGATGTGCTTCAGCCAGACTTGGGCGTTAACCGGGTCAAGCCAGGTGTGCGGATTATGGCCTTCAGCTTCGTGATCGGCATGGGTTTCATCTGCATGATCATCATGTTCGTCATGATCAGTGTGCTCACCATCTGCTTCGCCATGGTCTTCGGCGTGATCATCATGGTTCTCTTCTTCGTGGTCATCGTGACCAGCTTCTTCATCACCATGATCCTCACCATGCTCGTGCGATCCGAACCCGTGGCCTTGGCGATAGGTCAGAACAATACTGTCAGGTACCTCAAGTAAAGACAGGTTTTCGCCCGTCTGCATCAACGTATGCAGTTTATCTTCGAGCCACGGTGTAAGTTCTGGCCCCATCCAAACCATAAGGTCTGCATCCTGGATTGCCGCAGCTTCAGTGGGGCGTAATGAATAACCATGTGGGGAGGCCTCTGGCCGGATAATCAGCGTTGGTTCCCCTACCCCTTGCATGACACGCGACACAAGTGAATGAACCGGGGCGATGTCGGTCACAACTTTGGGGGCTTCAGCATGGGCCATGCCTGATACCACACCAAACAGCAGGACGGAGAACTTATGATACATGTCGAATCCAGTGATATGTTATAACATGAGACGCTTGCTATACGTTATATTATCACCTATCAAGCCCAAATCATAACCTTCAGGATGCACGATGGAACACGTCGGATTTGCCCAGCACGATCATCACAGCTGCATTGAAAGTGCACTAAACGCTGCACAGGCTTTTTGTGAACAACAAAAACTACAACTCACGCCGATCCGCAAACGCGTGCTTGAGATTTTGCTGGAGCGTCACCGCGCTATGGGCGCCTATGACATTCTAGAAGTCCTGCGTGACGAGGGCTTTGGCTCGCAGCCACCGGTTGCCTATCGCGCGCTCGATTTTTTAGTGCAACACGGATTCGCCCATAAAATCGAGCGCTTGAATGCCTTCACTGCCTGCATGCATCCAGGTGAGCAGCACATGCCAGCTTTTCTAATCTGCCGGGACTGCGACAAGGTGGTTGAAACTCACATGGAAGCCGCAAAGAATCTTTTGGGAAAGGCAGTGCGAGAGGTGGAGTTTGAGGTCGAACAAGCCGTGGTCGAGGTGATCGGCCTGTGCCCCAAATGCAAATCACAAGCCTGACAATGGCGTTGCTTTCCGTTGAGAACCTCGACATCACTTTGGGTGGCCAAAACATCCTGAGCAATGTGAACCTGCATGTTAAGCCGAGTGAGATCGTCACAATCGTCGGCCCCAATGGTTCAGGAAAATCAACTTTGCTGAAAACCATCATCGGAGCCCTGCAACCAACAAAAGGACGGATCAGCAGGGCGGACGATTTACGCATCGGCTATGTGCCACAAAAACTGCATGTTGATGCAACATTGCCTATGACCGTTTCTGCTTTTTTGAATCTTCCGACCCGCCACGCCGCTTCGCGTATTCAGCAGGCTCTGGATCTTGCCGGATTACCAGATCTAGGCGCCAAGCAACTATCATCGATGTCCGGAGGGCAGCTTCAACGAGTGCTGCTCTCGCGGGCCCTATTAGAACAGCCTGATCTGTTGATCCTTGATGAGGCCACGCAGGGATTGGACCAACCCGGATCTGCCGACTTTTATCGCCACATCGAAGAGGTGCGCCAAAACACTGGCTGTTCGGTATTGATGGTAAGTCACGAATTGCACGTGGTGATGAGCACAAGCGACCGGGTGATCTGCCTGAATGGTCATGTCTGCTGCGAAGGTAAGCCCGAAGTTGTCGCCTCGGCTCCGGAATACCGCGCGATCTTTGGTACAGGGACACAGGGCACACTGGCGCTGTACCGGCACGACCATGATCATGACCATCACGATTGCACCTCACATGAAGGGCATCAACATGCTTGATGATTTCATGATCCGCGCCCTGCTGGCGGGCCTTGGTGTCGCGTTGGCTG
Protein-coding sequences here:
- a CDS encoding MATE family efflux transporter produces the protein MIFQATELMGIYRRAVPLGLANMSLAGLVFTDTMMLGQHDLTAMAAASVMMQMYLILLVLGEGIVFGFGPIYGRYHSNPDSDRHIDVVATAVRLLAIYALMGALILMQTGWIVSEVVGPSNTARDAQTYVMLLGVALLPNLLFIICWELLAFEQHERLVLGGALVQFVTNALVNYVLIFGAFGIPGYGLIGAGIATLMSSTVGLVVMAIACRRTVHGVPSIRAVLVRKVAGGISYALEILRIGLPVGLMIMATIGFLSLSLLLMARFGTQAVAAHSAVMQVSEVLVVFALGFGDFAAIHFASLRAVNRQRAQIELVKILRAALVLFVPVITGLFVVRSLIARVFFDADDVLFAEVQTQVQVLAAVSLPSLIFSLVLMVLQGSLRGRGITTRPAIIVLFCYWGIAVPLQFILLRAEGAGPLVIWIGLVSGFVLATIALAACWCLFFPQKDPMVTTECSH
- a CDS encoding cupin domain-containing protein → MITQDDFRLNPNPPTMVPSDITEVKAFTTADKTELIAEAFATDDESVLAGVWECAPCREEIAAYPVHEMMTLISGALSLTHSDGRTETFKAGDTFFIAKGSPVIWEITERLRKYYMITS
- a CDS encoding Fur family transcriptional regulator; protein product: MEHVGFAQHDHHSCIESALNAAQAFCEQQKLQLTPIRKRVLEILLERHRAMGAYDILEVLRDEGFGSQPPVAYRALDFLVQHGFAHKIERLNAFTACMHPGEQHMPAFLICRDCDKVVETHMEAAKNLLGKAVREVEFEVEQAVVEVIGLCPKCKSQA
- a CDS encoding zinc ABC transporter substrate-binding protein encodes the protein MYHKFSVLLFGVVSGMAHAEAPKVVTDIAPVHSLVSRVMQGVGEPTLIIRPEASPHGYSLRPTEAAAIQDADLMVWMGPELTPWLEDKLHTLMQTGENLSLLEVPDSIVLTYRQGHGFGSHEHGEDHGDEEAGHDDHEEENHDDHAEDHGEADGEHTDHDEHDDHADETHADHEAEGHNPHTWLDPVNAQVWLKHIATHLAEIDPENAEMYQMNAEAGQAEMEILLSDVNKQLRPARGKPYLVFHDAYQYFESRFEVPAQGAIALGDASTPGPARVAALHEVAQETGAACIFSEPQFDPKIARSVFGDGVTIAVLDPIGQGLPAGADLYPQLIRNLAQNLADCLG
- a CDS encoding metal ABC transporter ATP-binding protein; protein product: MALLSVENLDITLGGQNILSNVNLHVKPSEIVTIVGPNGSGKSTLLKTIIGALQPTKGRISRADDLRIGYVPQKLHVDATLPMTVSAFLNLPTRHAASRIQQALDLAGLPDLGAKQLSSMSGGQLQRVLLSRALLEQPDLLILDEATQGLDQPGSADFYRHIEEVRQNTGCSVLMVSHELHVVMSTSDRVICLNGHVCCEGKPEVVASAPEYRAIFGTGTQGTLALYRHDHDHDHHDCTSHEGHQHA
- a CDS encoding acyl-CoA synthetase, yielding MTFASLQDALAIQQEMPWEERDRPATLYQMLSNTVQAFPDRPAISYQLMSGATDKAQTLTWKGFHDQVCQAANLFRSLGVGEQDVVALVLPNCLETASATIGGAIAGIVNPINPLLEPEQISAILRETNAKVVVTLRGFPKTDIAQKTHEAVQSAPNVKTVLEIDLNRYLNPPKSWIVPLIRPKVAVQHSADVRDFNKETAKQATSLSFADSIGDRVAAYFHTGGTTGMPKVAQHRYSGMIYNGWLGDTLLFDEHDIIMCPLPLFHVFACHVILMAMIKSGAHVVFPTPAGYRGDGVFDNFWKLCERWKISFVITVPTAVSALMQREVDADVSTVKNAFSGSAPMPLELFNRFEAATGMTVIEGYGLTEATCLVSCNPPTGEKKVGSVGVPLPYTDVKIFDATPEGPVECGADIVGEICISNPGVYDGNTYTEAEKNRDLYHHEKYLRTGDLGRIDEDGYLWITGRAKDLIIRGGHNIDPAEIEEALMAHDQVAIAGAIGQPDAHAGEIPCVYVELIEGGTATADELMAHCKEHVHERAAVPKHVEVMPELPKTAVGKVFKPDLRKRAITRIYNAALDKAGIAAQVVEVIDSKKRGLVAQVQKIGDLDEEQLGHVLGQFVRPWEWAE